One region of Oceanipulchritudo coccoides genomic DNA includes:
- the lptB gene encoding LPS export ABC transporter ATP-binding protein: MPKPEAHSIETRGLVKRYGKREVVRGVDLKVFGGEIVGLLGPNGAGKTTSFYIIVGLVPASSGDVSINGKVVTRLPMFRRARMGIGYLPQEPSVFRRLSVYDNLDCIAQSLPMKKVARKERVEQLLHELGLETVVRQKAYTLSGGERRRLEIARALLTEPRFLLMDEPFSGVDPISVSEVQKIVLGLKDKGIGVLITDHNVRETLRIVDRAYLLHDGQVLAEGNSESLINDPDSRRFYLGEDFAL, encoded by the coding sequence ATCCCTAAGCCGGAAGCGCATTCCATTGAGACTCGTGGCCTCGTCAAGCGTTACGGAAAGCGCGAAGTTGTGCGCGGTGTCGACTTGAAGGTTTTTGGAGGTGAGATTGTCGGACTTCTTGGGCCAAACGGGGCAGGCAAGACGACTTCTTTTTATATAATTGTCGGTCTGGTTCCAGCCAGCTCCGGGGACGTGTCTATCAACGGGAAAGTGGTCACGCGACTGCCGATGTTCCGCCGGGCCCGTATGGGTATCGGGTATCTTCCGCAGGAACCCTCCGTCTTCAGGCGGCTCTCAGTCTATGACAACCTGGACTGTATCGCCCAATCGCTGCCCATGAAAAAGGTCGCCCGCAAGGAGCGGGTTGAGCAATTGCTGCACGAGTTGGGCCTTGAGACGGTTGTCCGCCAGAAGGCCTACACCCTCAGTGGTGGAGAGCGGCGCCGGCTCGAAATTGCCCGGGCCCTCCTTACCGAGCCCCGTTTTTTGCTGATGGATGAGCCATTCAGTGGAGTTGACCCGATCAGCGTCAGCGAGGTGCAGAAGATTGTCCTGGGTCTCAAGGACAAAGGTATTGGGGTCCTCATTACAGACCACAACGTCCGCGAAACGTTACGCATTGTGGACCGGGCTTATCTGCTGCATGACGGACAGGTCCTTGCCGAAGGAAACAGCGAATCGCTGATAAACGATCCCGATAGCCGGAGATTTTATCTTGGTGAGGATTTTGCGCTTTAA
- a CDS encoding LptA/OstA family protein, whose product MIQFTRRLLLLIPCVLAVSGLSGQTPDLRETIITSDRLEMQGTPDRNYFYFTGEVKVDGTNLQILCNELTIVAMRKGEETATIGEIDAIQQITARGSVEIHQAGRSAYAGLAEVNPKVGTVTLSENPKIIDGEVEVEGYQFVLHKGERKFESIPDPNAPADAPSRSVVRLGAMPDMGFDQTEEEITVDDRIESIPEDNQATPDEIDEEEGVDRVDP is encoded by the coding sequence ATGATACAATTTACGCGAAGATTACTGTTACTCATTCCGTGTGTTCTGGCCGTCTCCGGATTATCGGGACAAACGCCCGACCTGCGGGAGACAATCATCACCAGTGACCGGCTCGAAATGCAGGGCACGCCCGACCGGAATTACTTCTACTTTACAGGGGAAGTGAAAGTGGATGGCACGAACCTGCAGATCCTTTGCAACGAGCTGACGATTGTGGCCATGAGGAAGGGGGAGGAGACTGCGACTATCGGGGAAATTGATGCGATTCAGCAGATTACCGCCCGCGGTTCTGTCGAGATTCACCAAGCCGGCCGTAGTGCCTATGCCGGGTTGGCCGAAGTCAACCCGAAGGTAGGGACCGTCACTTTGTCGGAGAACCCCAAAATCATTGATGGGGAGGTCGAGGTCGAAGGCTACCAGTTTGTCCTCCATAAAGGTGAACGAAAATTCGAGTCTATCCCGGATCCCAATGCTCCCGCTGATGCTCCAAGCCGCTCAGTTGTTCGATTGGGGGCCATGCCGGATATGGGGTTTGACCAGACCGAGGAGGAAATCACGGTCGACGACCGTATCGAAAGTATTCCCGAGGACAATCAGGCCACACCTGACGAAATCGATGAAGAGGAAGGGGTTGATCGTGTCGATCCCTAA
- the elbB gene encoding isoprenoid biosynthesis glyoxalase ElbB: MKKRVGVILSGCGFLDGAEIYESVLTLIALEKAGLEAVCMAPDVEQHHVINHLTGNEVAEKRNVLVEAARIARGNIKNIAEITGKEIDALILPGGYGAAKNLCSFAIDGPKGKVNPEVRRLVRDIFAARKPMGFICISPAVGAMVLGETGVELTIGDDPGTAEAIESLGAHHVNCSVSEIHMDPDRKIVSTPAYMLGQNILEVSSGIEKLVQCVAEWIQ, from the coding sequence ATGAAAAAGCGAGTTGGGGTTATTCTGTCCGGTTGCGGCTTTCTGGACGGTGCGGAAATTTATGAGAGCGTGCTAACGCTGATTGCCCTTGAGAAAGCAGGGCTGGAAGCCGTCTGCATGGCGCCTGACGTGGAACAGCATCATGTGATTAACCACCTGACCGGGAATGAGGTCGCGGAAAAGCGGAATGTTCTCGTCGAGGCGGCTCGCATTGCGCGCGGAAATATCAAGAACATTGCTGAGATCACTGGCAAAGAGATTGATGCGCTCATCCTGCCGGGCGGGTACGGGGCCGCCAAGAATCTATGCAGCTTTGCCATTGATGGACCCAAAGGGAAGGTAAACCCTGAGGTGCGGCGTCTTGTCAGGGATATTTTCGCTGCCCGCAAGCCGATGGGGTTCATCTGTATTTCCCCGGCGGTGGGGGCGATGGTTCTTGGGGAAACCGGGGTCGAACTCACTATTGGCGATGACCCGGGGACCGCTGAAGCCATTGAGTCCCTTGGGGCGCACCATGTGAATTGCAGCGTTTCGGAAATCCACATGGATCCAGACCGGAAGATTGTTTCCACACCTGCTTACATGTTGGGACAGAATATTCTGGAAGTTTCCTCGGGAATTGAGAAGTTAGTTCAGTGCGTTGCAGAGTGGATTCAATGA
- a CDS encoding potassium channel beta subunit family protein, giving the protein MEYRRLGHSGLQVSALSFGSWVTFGSQIGDDTAESCMRMAYERGVNFFDNAEAYSDGKSEEVMGRILKKLGWRRDTFLVSSKVFWGGKLPNQSGLSRKHVMEACHAALRRLQVDYLDLYFCHRPDPHTPIEETVRAMNTLIEQGKVLYWGTSEWSAREIQEAKGIASRLNLIGPTMEQPQYNLLHRDRVESEYDPLFKSADGLGTTIWSPLASGFLTGKYNKGIPEGSRLAQKNMQWLRDMVEKDPDGWDRKLSKIKALGGIADGLGVSLAQMSIAWCLTNPHVSTVILGASRPEQLEENLSSLDVLPKLDSEIKAAIEEAVSE; this is encoded by the coding sequence ATGGAATACAGGCGGCTTGGCCATTCGGGACTCCAAGTGAGTGCCCTTTCATTTGGTTCATGGGTGACTTTCGGGAGCCAGATAGGGGATGATACGGCGGAATCCTGCATGCGCATGGCGTATGAGAGGGGAGTGAATTTTTTCGATAACGCGGAGGCCTACTCAGACGGTAAATCCGAAGAGGTGATGGGCCGAATCCTCAAGAAACTTGGATGGAGGCGGGACACCTTCCTCGTCTCGAGCAAGGTCTTCTGGGGCGGCAAATTGCCCAACCAGTCGGGATTGTCCCGCAAACACGTCATGGAGGCTTGCCATGCCGCTTTGCGGCGCCTGCAGGTCGACTATCTCGACTTGTATTTCTGCCACCGTCCGGACCCGCACACGCCAATCGAGGAAACTGTGCGGGCAATGAACACGCTGATTGAGCAGGGCAAGGTTCTTTATTGGGGGACAAGCGAATGGAGTGCCCGCGAAATCCAGGAGGCAAAAGGGATTGCCTCCCGCCTGAACTTGATCGGGCCGACCATGGAACAACCCCAGTATAATTTATTGCACAGGGATCGGGTGGAATCCGAATATGATCCGCTATTTAAAAGTGCGGACGGTTTGGGAACCACGATCTGGTCACCACTTGCGAGCGGTTTCCTGACTGGCAAATATAACAAGGGGATTCCCGAAGGAAGCAGGCTCGCCCAGAAGAACATGCAATGGCTACGGGATATGGTGGAAAAGGACCCAGATGGCTGGGATAGAAAACTTTCCAAGATAAAAGCTCTGGGAGGAATTGCCGATGGGTTGGGGGTTTCATTAGCCCAGATGTCGATTGCCTGGTGCCTGACCAATCCCCATGTCAGTACTGTCATTCTCGGGGCATCAAGGCCCGAACAACTTGAGGAAAACCTCAGTTCACTCGATGTCCTGCCAAAGCTGGACAGTGAGATCAAGGCGGCGATTGAAGAGGCTGTGTCCGAATAA
- a CDS encoding HIT family protein, giving the protein MLYTPWAESILTKDLCPSFMDILHAYWRMDYVTSEADPEEGIKSPFSDLPQLGDDRKALIVHRAEHTYLVLNRYPYNPGHILVVPFREVPEIRDLDKAERLELMDMIVFAQDILTKAMKPNGFNVGFNLGRSSGAGIPKHLHCHVVPRWNGDSNFLPVIGKTRSLPQALDQTWEVLTKQISHA; this is encoded by the coding sequence ATGCTTTACACGCCATGGGCAGAGTCCATCCTGACAAAAGACTTGTGTCCCTCCTTCATGGATATCTTACACGCATACTGGCGCATGGATTATGTCACCTCCGAGGCTGACCCGGAAGAGGGCATCAAAAGCCCCTTTTCCGACCTGCCGCAGTTGGGCGACGACCGGAAAGCCCTCATTGTCCACCGGGCAGAACATACCTACCTTGTTCTCAACCGCTACCCGTACAATCCCGGACATATCCTTGTGGTCCCCTTCCGGGAAGTCCCGGAGATTCGCGACCTTGACAAAGCGGAGCGGCTTGAGCTGATGGACATGATTGTCTTTGCCCAGGATATCCTCACCAAGGCCATGAAGCCCAACGGTTTCAATGTCGGTTTCAACCTGGGCCGGTCCAGCGGAGCCGGGATCCCGAAACATCTCCATTGTCATGTTGTTCCCCGATGGAACGGCGATTCGAACTTTCTTCCTGTCATAGGAAAAACCCGCAGCCTTCCCCAAGCCCTTGACCAGACTTGGGAGGTTCTCACAAAACAAATTTCGCATGCCTGA
- a CDS encoding PhoH family protein gives MPEETLFFQSPRFLSELYCGRDSNLAEVEKALGTHVVSRDDWIKFDGDVEKVAIAKTFFQLLEKARRQGMRIAQSDFRNMLALAASGSLDELREVFDQAVKIELRSKSIVPKSLNQKRYLQSISKGDIVFAIGPAGTGKTYLAVAAALKALLEEKVEKVILTRPAVEAGEALGFLPGDLTEKIQPYLLPLYDAIYDMMGQAEGKRMIGIDSDRKDDRNSRIEIAPLAYMRGRTLSNAFIILDEAQNTTPEQMMMFLTRLGDGSQMVITGDKTQIDLPRHKYSGLKEAEKVLVNIPDVDFHYFEGKDVVRNPIVQKIIDAYAQYEAKTGAHQPREVSAD, from the coding sequence ATGCCTGAGGAAACACTCTTTTTTCAAAGCCCTCGGTTCCTTTCGGAACTTTATTGCGGCCGGGATTCCAACCTGGCCGAGGTGGAAAAGGCCCTCGGGACGCATGTCGTCTCAAGGGATGATTGGATCAAATTCGACGGGGACGTGGAGAAGGTGGCGATCGCCAAGACCTTCTTCCAGTTGCTGGAAAAAGCCCGACGACAGGGAATGCGGATCGCCCAAAGCGATTTCCGGAACATGCTGGCGCTTGCGGCAAGCGGCTCCCTCGATGAATTGCGGGAGGTCTTTGACCAGGCGGTCAAGATAGAGCTGCGGTCGAAGAGTATTGTTCCCAAGTCCTTGAACCAGAAGCGATACCTTCAATCCATTTCGAAGGGGGACATTGTCTTTGCTATCGGTCCGGCCGGTACCGGCAAGACCTACCTTGCCGTTGCAGCCGCCCTCAAGGCCCTGCTCGAGGAAAAGGTTGAAAAAGTGATCCTGACGCGCCCCGCCGTCGAGGCCGGGGAGGCGCTTGGATTCCTCCCGGGTGACCTCACTGAAAAGATCCAGCCATACCTGCTTCCCTTGTATGACGCCATTTATGACATGATGGGACAGGCAGAGGGCAAACGAATGATCGGAATAGACAGTGACCGGAAAGATGATCGTAATTCGCGCATCGAAATTGCTCCGCTTGCATACATGCGAGGAAGAACCCTATCAAATGCCTTCATCATTCTTGATGAGGCACAAAATACCACCCCGGAGCAAATGATGATGTTTCTCACCCGGTTGGGCGATGGCTCCCAAATGGTCATCACAGGGGACAAAACACAGATTGATCTGCCCCGCCACAAGTATTCAGGCCTCAAGGAGGCGGAAAAGGTCCTTGTCAACATTCCTGATGTGGACTTCCATTATTTCGAAGGCAAGGACGTGGTCCGAAACCCGATCGTCCAGAAGATAATTGATGCCTATGCCCAGTACGAAGCCAAAACTGGCGCACACCAACCCCGTGAAGTCAGTGCCGATTGA
- a CDS encoding HD family phosphohydrolase, with protein MIFSRKSQKQRTEDNRKRRLGTRREATVKPRVDMAMVKRFFLYLGFGLVAVFLCFYGLSSAGPLVQEGQVSRIRITAEIPFSYVSEIETSKRMEAVRQKVAPVFLLNLEPYRNFRSYMERLGEDLDAFAKVPENTPEDLARLQVAEVEAFLAEYAAGNPFSLRPNDLATLHNQLGGERLRASIGEGLIVLGEIFRKGVYPADTAFNIGTGERLSLFTVEDEFGNIQEVQILSEEEGLRTLRIQLAALDIPRESTIALFRILRSALRPNLIFDSERTQDRVLAAQESLKPTIIEIPEGQSIIEPNSRVNALQYEQLEAYRKALRQSEAGDFGLNALFYERALLTLLLVMGAVFFLKTSRHKVRHNPRIFSLSGILILCNLGLIRLVIELGDSVLAESTPILVQLLPFLVPVILGPMIITILVGAGPGILAAGLVSTLNAMMQGNSLSVLLLSQLVCLVAIAYCRNIQLRASLVRAGSISGATMAIGALLFGLRDNLPLTMVLYQILASVGTGVISGVLIVGILPILENLFKYTTDITLLELTDFNHPLLRKMQLEAPGSYHHSLMVANLAENAAAAIGANPLVCRVCALFHDIGKMIKPEYFVENQRSGQNPHIERNPSMSALVIKSHVKEGVQMAKDYRLPKVIMDVIQQHHGTSLIQYFYYKALQQQKEEGVIESIYPNAPRIELNQVNEDTYRYEGPIPQFMESALVMLADSVEAASRSLKKVNPQSVEELVEKIFMARLKDGQLDATPLTFKQLIKIRENFVFTLLNMLHARVEYPDGKTENGGGNRARKRAAAANQELPPPATSGD; from the coding sequence ATGATATTTTCAAGAAAATCGCAAAAGCAACGCACCGAGGATAACCGGAAGCGCCGGTTAGGCACCCGCCGAGAGGCCACGGTCAAGCCACGTGTGGACATGGCGATGGTGAAGCGCTTTTTCCTCTATTTGGGATTTGGTCTCGTAGCGGTATTCCTCTGCTTTTACGGACTTTCCTCGGCCGGACCCCTTGTCCAGGAAGGCCAGGTCTCCCGGATCCGTATTACCGCCGAAATCCCGTTTTCCTATGTGAGCGAAATCGAGACTTCCAAGCGGATGGAGGCTGTCCGGCAGAAGGTCGCCCCGGTATTCCTGCTCAACCTCGAACCCTACAGGAATTTCCGTTCATATATGGAACGGCTTGGGGAGGACCTGGATGCCTTTGCAAAGGTTCCCGAAAACACACCCGAAGACTTGGCCCGTCTGCAAGTTGCCGAAGTGGAGGCCTTTCTGGCTGAGTATGCGGCGGGAAACCCGTTTAGCCTGCGCCCAAATGACCTCGCGACCCTTCATAACCAACTGGGTGGAGAGCGCTTGCGGGCCTCCATTGGCGAAGGTCTGATTGTCCTGGGGGAAATTTTTCGCAAGGGTGTTTACCCGGCTGATACCGCATTTAATATTGGGACCGGGGAACGCTTGAGCCTGTTCACTGTTGAGGACGAGTTTGGAAACATCCAGGAAGTACAAATCCTCTCGGAAGAAGAGGGATTGAGAACCCTCCGCATTCAATTGGCCGCATTGGACATTCCGCGGGAAAGTACCATTGCCCTCTTTCGCATTCTGCGCTCTGCCCTGCGGCCCAATTTGATTTTTGATTCAGAGCGTACACAGGATCGTGTCCTTGCTGCGCAGGAGTCATTGAAACCGACCATTATTGAGATTCCCGAAGGGCAGTCGATCATCGAGCCCAACTCAAGAGTCAATGCCCTGCAATACGAACAACTGGAAGCCTACCGTAAAGCGCTTCGCCAGTCGGAGGCAGGGGATTTTGGATTGAATGCCCTTTTCTATGAACGGGCCCTGCTGACCCTCCTCCTGGTCATGGGAGCTGTCTTCTTCCTGAAAACATCCCGGCACAAGGTTCGTCACAACCCGAGAATCTTCAGCCTGTCAGGAATCCTGATTCTTTGTAATCTCGGCTTAATCCGCCTTGTTATCGAACTCGGGGACAGCGTATTGGCCGAGTCCACACCGATTCTCGTCCAACTCCTGCCATTTCTCGTTCCCGTCATATTGGGTCCGATGATCATCACCATCCTGGTGGGGGCCGGCCCAGGTATCCTGGCCGCCGGGCTGGTCAGTACGCTCAACGCCATGATGCAGGGCAATTCCCTCTCCGTGCTCCTGCTCTCTCAATTGGTCTGTCTGGTCGCCATTGCCTACTGCCGCAACATCCAACTGCGGGCCTCCCTTGTACGGGCCGGCTCCATTTCTGGGGCGACAATGGCTATTGGGGCTCTCCTATTCGGTCTTCGGGATAATCTCCCGCTGACAATGGTACTTTACCAGATTCTCGCGAGTGTCGGAACAGGTGTCATTTCCGGTGTCCTGATTGTCGGTATTCTTCCGATCCTCGAAAACTTGTTCAAGTACACGACCGACATCACCCTGCTGGAATTGACAGACTTCAACCACCCGCTTCTGCGAAAGATGCAGTTGGAGGCTCCGGGGTCTTACCACCACAGCTTGATGGTCGCCAATCTGGCCGAGAATGCCGCTGCCGCCATTGGGGCCAATCCACTCGTCTGCAGGGTTTGCGCGCTCTTTCACGATATCGGCAAAATGATCAAACCGGAGTATTTTGTCGAAAACCAGCGCTCTGGACAAAATCCCCATATCGAGCGCAATCCTTCGATGAGCGCTTTGGTCATCAAGAGCCACGTCAAGGAAGGCGTGCAGATGGCCAAGGATTATCGTCTTCCAAAGGTGATCATGGATGTCATCCAGCAACATCATGGCACCTCCCTCATCCAATACTTCTATTATAAAGCGCTCCAACAGCAAAAGGAGGAGGGCGTGATTGAATCAATCTATCCGAATGCACCCCGGATTGAGCTAAACCAAGTCAATGAAGACACTTACCGGTATGAGGGGCCCATCCCGCAATTCATGGAAAGTGCACTCGTTATGCTTGCCGACAGCGTGGAAGCCGCTAGCCGCAGCCTGAAAAAGGTGAATCCGCAAAGCGTGGAGGAACTTGTGGAGAAAATCTTCATGGCCCGCCTCAAGGATGGACAGTTGGACGCGACTCCCCTCACCTTCAAACAACTGATCAAGATTCGCGAAAATTTTGTTTTTACTTTGCTGAACATGCTTCACGCCCGCGTGGAATACCCCGACGGAAAAACCGAGAATGGTGGAGGAAACCGTGCCAGGAAAAGGGCTGCAGCCGCCAACCAGGAATTGCCCCCACCTGCGACTAGCGGGGATTGA
- the ybeY gene encoding rRNA maturation RNase YbeY: MRTVELVISDERLSMVEPSLVQCIEVLEQCPEICLPDGALEVAFVDETTCSQLHESFFDDPEVTDVMTFPGSPEDDHAGDIAICPAVAMEASQHSGMSFHEELSLYLVHACLHLTGLDDREEDDVKEMRAAEESVMRQLRKAKALLNAEWSG, encoded by the coding sequence ATGCGCACGGTCGAGTTGGTCATTTCCGATGAACGCCTTTCCATGGTTGAGCCATCGCTCGTCCAATGCATTGAAGTCCTTGAACAGTGCCCGGAAATATGCCTGCCAGACGGGGCATTGGAGGTAGCCTTTGTTGACGAAACAACCTGCAGCCAGCTGCATGAATCTTTTTTTGACGATCCGGAAGTGACTGACGTAATGACCTTTCCCGGGTCGCCGGAAGATGACCACGCAGGGGACATTGCCATCTGTCCGGCTGTCGCCATGGAGGCTTCACAGCATTCCGGGATGTCTTTCCACGAAGAACTCAGTCTCTACCTTGTGCACGCCTGTCTTCACCTGACCGGGTTGGATGACCGCGAGGAAGATGATGTTAAGGAGATGCGCGCCGCCGAAGAGTCTGTCATGCGGCAATTGCGGAAAGCCAAGGCACTGCTTAATGCCGAGTGGAGCGGCTGA
- a CDS encoding DUF502 domain-containing protein, translating into MLRNLRNAFVSGLLLLAPVGVTFFVINFLIQKIGIPTRQLIFFFIPPKQFSHVWLEYSLYVAAIVVVGCLITLLGWLSKLLIGRILVNTFERVVDNVPVVRNVYNTVKQIRDTFVQQEKAVFQKSVLIEYPRKGIWVLGFMTGHGKGEIQAQTHSELINVFIPTTPNPTSGFLLMVPKEEVRELDMSIPDAMKLIISGGAVVPPWKDALPEDSKSLQSSDTTPMV; encoded by the coding sequence ATGTTACGCAACCTGCGCAATGCCTTTGTCTCGGGCCTCCTTTTGCTGGCGCCTGTGGGAGTTACCTTCTTTGTCATTAATTTCCTGATACAGAAGATTGGCATTCCCACGCGCCAATTGATATTCTTCTTCATCCCACCCAAACAATTCAGTCATGTCTGGCTTGAATACAGCCTCTATGTCGCGGCAATTGTCGTTGTCGGATGCCTCATCACCCTGCTGGGCTGGCTCTCAAAGCTTCTCATTGGCCGAATCCTCGTCAATACCTTCGAACGGGTTGTCGACAATGTGCCGGTGGTTCGCAACGTTTACAATACAGTCAAGCAGATCCGGGACACTTTTGTTCAGCAGGAGAAGGCCGTCTTCCAGAAATCAGTTTTGATTGAGTATCCACGTAAAGGCATCTGGGTCCTCGGATTCATGACCGGCCACGGAAAAGGGGAAATTCAGGCGCAAACCCACTCCGAGCTGATCAATGTCTTTATCCCAACGACGCCCAACCCCACGAGCGGATTTCTTTTGATGGTCCCGAAGGAGGAAGTCCGTGAATTGGACATGTCGATCCCCGATGCCATGAAGCTAATCATTTCGGGAGGCGCAGTTGTCCCGCCCTGGAAGGACGCCCTTCCTGAGGATAGCAAGTCACTTCAGTCAAGTGATACAACCCCAATGGTTTAA
- a CDS encoding response regulator transcription factor, producing the protein MKTIIVEDQKLGIDLVRQCLTDKFELVATCQTIKEGWKAFEKFHPKAVILDIELPDGSGLDLANRILKKDSSVRILGVSGRTDEYTLYRVFMTGLFGFVDKNTESIEELRRAVHQLGEGNCYYAATVQQNMLIQKTDPNAFSKVLTEREQELLRHFGAGASNEKIAEALDLRPVSVQNHKARIMRKLGLHNTVDLIRYAMQKGFVNQTDFQNRYKRELK; encoded by the coding sequence ATGAAAACCATTATTGTTGAAGACCAGAAACTTGGAATTGATCTGGTACGCCAATGCCTGACGGACAAATTCGAACTTGTTGCCACTTGCCAGACCATCAAGGAAGGCTGGAAAGCATTTGAGAAATTTCACCCAAAGGCAGTTATTCTGGATATAGAACTGCCCGACGGGAGTGGGCTGGATCTGGCAAACAGAATATTGAAGAAGGATTCTTCCGTGAGGATACTTGGCGTTTCCGGACGGACTGATGAATATACCTTGTATCGGGTTTTCATGACGGGCTTATTCGGTTTTGTTGACAAGAACACAGAATCCATTGAAGAGCTGCGCCGGGCCGTTCATCAATTGGGCGAGGGAAACTGCTACTACGCTGCTACCGTTCAACAGAACATGCTCATCCAGAAAACCGATCCAAACGCATTTTCAAAAGTCCTGACTGAACGTGAACAGGAACTGCTACGCCATTTTGGAGCAGGTGCCTCCAATGAGAAAATCGCAGAGGCCCTTGATTTGAGACCAGTCAGTGTGCAAAACCACAAGGCGCGTATCATGCGCAAGCTTGGGCTGCACAACACCGTGGACCTGATTCGCTATGCGATGCAAAAAGGGTTCGTGAACCAGACGGATTTTCAAAACCGCTACAAGCGGGAGCTGAAGTAG